A stretch of Planococcus citri chromosome 5, ihPlaCitr1.1, whole genome shotgun sequence DNA encodes these proteins:
- the LOC135848801 gene encoding uncharacterized protein LOC135848801 isoform X1, whose amino-acid sequence MAEIGSDVFDILNPTPVPLRELSAIVISLEIWRCEINKYRSSNTLKEFRPTSELISLKTILVPDLPSVIYPMIDKYVKIFGDSMKRWLGRHYVRIFKFQYDHNTCVLEYFEDFVCDYDGSIHYGRTAKRMMLCDRFEPDQKFLIACTYCFEDDTRQFYPLISFESILPNSSIEKLLLIYWKMFLENHIQASLGIVKLLFDCCMPVDGRSLEYFWNRVPPEQRLQKSIDLFTRDLRSFVRHILPKLNRQQLDEFLNEKGCELIYDLLTNSNYDEEFVLRTWAYVKNATNEVIFTNLVVKILQCEFMGFCISYPLCFEIWNSAPESLKRSTVEAIASNEKIYQDSPIMMRLPPLWREFKFMLAILSYATYEQRNAFWHNGWHRLIYKIRGEDLHAIMKLCFQNEDEITRFKENVMANHNEVLDLCGFLLQEMYLNDLNDFVNFLLPEIQTARNFKQQLLQFTFLDDGPSDFSKMFIQKSEEFDEFICGAYNDVDESKNFKNQLVSSFSIQNQILDIALFVPTEQLIKFTDLFVSNEEILLQLKTRMIDFLKETARDTKSRPPFISVLSWCLGSDEEVAKFKLKYLSDP is encoded by the coding sequence ATGGCTGAAATCGGTTCCGACGTGTTCGATATTTTGAATCCAACTCCAGTTCCTCTCAGGGAGTTATCAGCGATCGTCATTAGCCTCGAAATATGGCGCtgcgaaataaataaataccgtTCGAGCAATACATTGAAAGAGTTTCGTCCAACTAGTGAACTTATCTCATTGAAAACTATACTCGTTCCTGATTTGCCTTCTGTGATTTATCCTATGATTGataaatatgtgaaaatattcgGAGATTCGATGAAGCGCTGGCTAGGGAGACATTATGTaagaatatttaaatttcaatacgACCATAATACCTGTGTATTGGAATACTTCGAAGATTTCGTGTGCGATTACGACGGATCCATTCATTACGGGAGGACTGCCAAAAGGATGATGCTTTGTGATCGATTTGAACcagatcaaaaatttctaatcgcTTGTACGTATTGCTTCGAAGACGATACCAGACAATTTTATCCACTTATATCGTTCGAGTCGATCTTGCCGAATTCTTCCATTGAAAAGCTGCTACTCATTTACTGGAAAATGTTTCTGGAAAATCACATTCAGGCGAGCCTTGGTATTGTAAAATTGTTGTTTGATTGTTGCATGCCTGTCGATGGGCGatctttggaatatttttggaatcgtgtTCCACCTGAACAGCGTTTACAAAAATCTATCGATCTTTTTACGCGTGATTTACGATCGTTTGTTCGgcacattttaccaaaattgaaccGTCAGCAGCTCGATGAATTTCTTAATGAGAAAGGTTGCGAATTGATCTATGATCTGTTGACAAATTCTAATTATGACGAAGAGTTCGTCTTACGCACGTGGGCATATGTTAAAAATGCTACGAATGAGGTTATTTTTACAAATCTAGTCGTGAAAATATTGCAATGCGAGTTTATGGGTTTCTGCATTAGTTATCCTTTATGTTTTGAAATATGGAACAGCGCTCCGGAAAGCTTGAAACGTTCGACTGTTGAAGCAATTGCATCAAATGAGAAAATATATCAAGACTCGCCTATCATGATGCGCTTGCCGCCGCTCTGGAGAGAATTTAAATTCATGTTGGCTATTCTTTCGTATGCCACTTATGAGCAGAGAAACGCTTTTTGGCACAATGGCTGGCATCGTTTGATTTATAAAATCCGAGGAGAAGATTTGCATGCAATCATGAAGCTATGTTTCCAAAACGAAGACGAGATTACTCGATTTAAGGAGAACGTCATGGCTAATCACAACGAGGTCCTTGACTTATGCGGATTTCTCCTCCAAGAAATGTATTTGAACGACTTGAATGATTTCGTGAACTTTTTACTGCCCGAAATTCAAACAGCAAGAAACTTCAAACAACAATTATTACAGTTTACTTTTCTCGATGATGGGCCAAGTGATTTTAGTAAGATGTTTATCCAGAAATCAGAAGAATTCGACGAATTTATCTGCGGAGCTTATAACGACGTTGATGAAtccaagaattttaaaaatcaactcgtgTCGTCATTTTCAATCCAAAACCAAATATTGGACATTGCTTTATTTGTTCCTACAGAACAGCTTATCAAATTCACTGACTTATTTGTTTCGAATGAAGAAATCCTGCTGCAGTTGAAAACACgtatgattgattttttgaaagaaacagcAAGAGATACTAAATCCAGACCTCCTTTCATCTCAGTTCTATCGTGGTGTTTAGGAAGCGACGAAGAGGTTGCGAAATTCAAGCTCAAGTACCTTAGTGATCCATAG
- the LOC135847836 gene encoding uncharacterized protein LOC135847836 — translation MAEFTSQLYDILQPTPVSLKQLSAIVISAEIWRCEVDKYRSGNTLKEFRPSGKLISSKTTLIPDLPSVIYPMIDVYVKIFGDSMKGWLWRHYGEVFKFGYDHETSVLEYFEDFVCDYDGSIHYAKTAQRMMLCDRFDQGQIFLIACTYCFEDHIRQFYPVVSSESILPSNATDNLLLIYWKVVMETRIQASRSTVEIMVDCCMPHSGLSLEYFWNRVPPEKRLQKAIDLFVSDLRSFVRYILPKLNRQQLDEFLKEKGCELMYALLENSTYDEEFVLRTWLHVRNAMSENVFTNLLVKILQIEFMGFFVSSEFFHLCFEIWNSAPESLKRLATKAIASNEKVYEDLTILICHPPLWRKLKFMLAILSYATYEERNAFWRSCWDCLIYKIRGEDLHEIMKQCFQNEDEIIEFKKNVMADHNRVLDLCGFLLQEMYLNDLNDFVNFLLPEIQPARNFKQQLLQSTSFDNRWRNCSEKFIQKSKEFDEFISEAFNDVDVAKNFKNHLVSSPLIQNQILDIALFVPTEQLVKFTDLFVSNEEILLQLKTRIIDFLKENARDTDYKSRPSFISVLSWCLKSDEEVTKFKLTYLCDP, via the coding sequence ATGGCAGAATTCACTTCTCAATTGTACGATATTCTTCAACCGACTCCAGTATCTCTGAAACAACTATCAGCGATCGTCATAAGTGCTGAAATATGGCGTTGCGAAGTAGACAAATATCGTTCGGGCAATACGCTGAAGGAATTTCGTCCATCGGGAAAACTTATCTCATCGAAAACTACGCTCATTCCCGATTTACCATCTGTGATTTATCCCATGATTGATGTGTATGTGAAAATATTCGGAGATTCGATGAAGGGCTGGCTATGGAGACATTACGGAGAAGTATTTAAATTTGGATACGACCATGAAACCAGTGTGTTGGAATACTTTGAAGATTTCGTGTGCGATTACGACGGATCCATTCATTACGCGAAAACTGCCCAACGTATGATGCTTTGTGATCGATTTGATCAAGGTCAAATATTTCTAATCGCTTGTACGTATTGCTTCGAAGATCATATCAGACAATTTTATCCAGTTGTATCGAGTGAGTCGATCTTGCCGAGTAATGCCACTGATAACCTGCTGCTCATCTACTGGAAAGTTGTTATGGAAACTCGCATTCAGGCAAGCCGTAGTACCGTAGAAATTATGGTTGATTGTTGCATGCCTCACAGTGGGCTatctttggaatatttttggaatcgtgtTCCACCTGAAAAGCGTTTGCAAAAAGCTATTGATCTTTTTGTCAGTGATTTACGATCGTTTGTTCgatacattttaccaaaattgaaccGTCAGCAGCTCGATGAATTTCTTAAAGAGAAAGGTTGCGAATTGATGTATGCTCTGTTGGAAAATTCTACTTATGATGAAGAGTTTGTCTTACGTACGTGGCTACACGTTAGAAATGCGATGAGCGAGAATGTTTTTACAAATCTGCTCgtgaaaatattgcaaattgAGTTTATGGGTTTCTTCGTGAGttccgaattttttcatttatgttttgaaatatGGAACAGTGCTCCGGAAAGCCTGAAACGTTTGGCTACTAAAGCAATCGCATCAAATGAGAAAGTATATGAAGACTTGACCATCTTGATTTGCCATCCGCCgctctggagaaaattaaaattcatgcTGGCTATTCTTTCATATGCCACTTACGAGGAGAGAAACGCATTTTGGCGTAGTTGCTGGGATTGTTTGATATATAAGATCCGAGGCGAAGATTTGCACGAAATCATGAAGCAATGTTTCCAAAACGAAGACGAGATTATTGAATTTAAGAAAAACGTCATGGCTGATCACAACAGGGTCCTTGACTTATGCGGATTTCTCCTTCAAGAAATGTATTTAAACGACTTGAATGATTTCGTAAACTTTTTACTGCCCGAAATTCAGCCAGCGAGAAACTTCAAACAACAATTATTACAGTCTACTTCTTTTGATAATCGATGGCGTAATTGTAGTGAAAAGTTCATTCAGAAATCGAAAGAATTCGACGAATTTATCAGCGAAGCTTTCAACGATGTTGATGTAgccaagaattttaaaaatcacctaGTGTCGTCACCTTTAATCCAAAACCAAATATTGGACATTGCTTTATTTGTTCCTACAGAACAGCTCGTCAAATTTACTGACTTATTTGTTTCGAATGAAGAAATCCTGCTGCAGTTGAAAACACgtataattgattttttgaaagaaaacgcAAGAGATACTGATTATAAATCGAGACCTTCTTTCATCTCAGTTCTATCATGGTGCTTGAAAAGCGACGAGGAAGTTACGAAATTCAAGCTGACGTACCTTTGTGATCCATAG
- the LOC135848795 gene encoding uncharacterized protein LOC135848795 isoform X2: protein MNNWLLRHHRTVFHFHYDNQNSVLEYFEDFVCDYDGSIHYERTAERMMHCDRFDTDQKFLIACGYCFKDDIIRIYPFVEKNTFSKYDNFMEYSQLGYWILFAESDVSLSRPDIKDVLFDYIFRNRPSMEYFWNLIPLENRLEKAVDIFYRDLPSFVRFVLPKLDDQQLNEFLYDNGCELLYALLKKSCYYEEVILSTWIYVKNAMNEIDFTNLIVNIIQCEFAGVCVSSELDEDDHVEDDRDLDHVLQLCFEIWNTAKENLIGSAVRRITSDVCLFEDVFDVNELPSTSNEFKFLLAVLSHATYEQRNAFWHNCWQYLITKTRVEVLHKIMRLCLRDEDEIIQFKKNIMANDEEALDSFSTLLTLAYFEELNQFAKFLLPEMQAARNFKQKILRLAFLNDEFGDSCIEIVKKPKEFDEFIKDAYDNVDHSTDFKNELMSSPSVQTRLSIDALSVPIEQFIEFIDTFVSTERILLEVKTRMINFLKEEAADYKSKVPKSSFTSLLSWCLEGNEEVSKFELSYL, encoded by the coding sequence ATGAATAACTGGCTACTGAGACATCATCGAAcagtatttcattttcattacgaCAATCAGAACTCGGTTTTGGAATACTTCGAAGATTTTGTATGCGATTACGACGGAAGCATTCATTATGAGAGAacagccgaacgtatgatgcATTGTGATCGATTTGATACCGATCAGAAGTTCTTAATCGCTTGTGGGTATTGTTTCAAAGACGATATTATACGAATTTACCCATTTGTAGAGAAAAATACGTTCTCGAAGTATGACAACTTTATGGAATACTCGCAACTCGGGTACTGGATTCTTTTTGCCGAAAGTGATGTCAGTTTAAGCAGACCTGATATAAAAGACGTGTTATTTGATTACATATTTCGAAATAGACCATCtatggaatatttttggaatcttaTTCCATTGGAAAATCGTTTGGAAAAAGCTGTCGATATTTTTTACCGTGATTTACCATCGTTTGTTCGATTCGTTTTACCCAAATTAGACGATCAACAGCTCAATGAATTCCTTTATGACAACGGTTGTGAATTATTATAtgctttgttgaaaaaatcttgttatTATGAAGAAGTGATTCTATCGACATGGATTTATGTTAAAAACGCGATGAACGAGATTGATTTCACAAATCTGATCGTGAATATAATTCAATGTGAGTTTGCGGGAGTCTGTGTTAGTTCCGAATTGGACGAGGACGATCATGTTGAGGATGATCGTGATCTTGATCATGTCCTTCAATTATGTTTTGAAATATGGAACACCGCTAAAGAGAATTTAATAGGTTCGGCTGTTAGACGCATTACATCAGATGTTTGTTTATTTGAAGACGTATTCGACGTTAATGAACTTCCATCAACCTCGAACGAATTCAAGTTCTTATTGGCTGTCCTTTCTCACGCCACCTATGAGCAGAGGAACGCTTTCTGGCATAATTGCTGGCAATATTTGATTACTAAAACACGGGTCGAAGTTTTACATAAAATAATGCGGCTATGTTTACGAGACGAAGATGAGATAATTCAATTCAAGAAAAACATCATGGCCAATGACGAAGAGGCGCTTGATTCTTTTAGTACTTTACTAACCTTGGCGTATTTTGAGGAATTGAATCaattcgcgaaatttttattaCCGGAAATGCAAGCAGCGAGaaattttaaacagaaaattCTGAGGTTAGCTTTTCTCAATGATGAATTTGGTGATTCTTGTATAGAGATCGTCAAGAAACCAAAAGAGTTCGATGAATTTATTAAAGATGCCTACGACAACGTCGATCATTCTACAgactttaaaaatgagctaatgTCGTCACCTTCGGTCCAAACGAGATTATCAATCGATGCCCTATCTGTACCCATAGAACAGTTTATAGAGTTCATTGACACTTTTGTCTCGACTGAGCGAATTCTTCTCGAGGTAAAAACTcgtatgatcaattttttaaaggaagaaGCAGCTGATTATAAATCTAAGGTACCGAAATCGTCGTTCACCTCTCTTTTATCGTGGTGTTTAGAAGGTAATgaggaagtttcaaaatttgagctgaGCTATTTATAA
- the LOC135848795 gene encoding uncharacterized protein LOC135848795 isoform X1 produces the protein MAEITSDVFDIFHPTPAPLRELSAIVISLEIWRCEINKYRSSNTLKEFRPAGELISLKTILIPHLPSVIYSTIEKYVERFGLSMNNWLLRHHRTVFHFHYDNQNSVLEYFEDFVCDYDGSIHYERTAERMMHCDRFDTDQKFLIACGYCFKDDIIRIYPFVEKNTFSKYDNFMEYSQLGYWILFAESDVSLSRPDIKDVLFDYIFRNRPSMEYFWNLIPLENRLEKAVDIFYRDLPSFVRFVLPKLDDQQLNEFLYDNGCELLYALLKKSCYYEEVILSTWIYVKNAMNEIDFTNLIVNIIQCEFAGVCVSSELDEDDHVEDDRDLDHVLQLCFEIWNTAKENLIGSAVRRITSDVCLFEDVFDVNELPSTSNEFKFLLAVLSHATYEQRNAFWHNCWQYLITKTRVEVLHKIMRLCLRDEDEIIQFKKNIMANDEEALDSFSTLLTLAYFEELNQFAKFLLPEMQAARNFKQKILRLAFLNDEFGDSCIEIVKKPKEFDEFIKDAYDNVDHSTDFKNELMSSPSVQTRLSIDALSVPIEQFIEFIDTFVSTERILLEVKTRMINFLKEEAADYKSKVPKSSFTSLLSWCLEGNEEVSKFELSYL, from the coding sequence ATGGCTGAAATCACCTCTGACgtgttcgatatttttcatccaACTCCAGCTCCACTGAGAGAGTTATCAGCGATCGTCATTAGTCTCGAAATATGGCGCtgcgaaataaataaataccgtTCGAGCAATACATTGAAAGAGTTTCGTCCAGCTGGTGAACTTATCTCATTGAAAACTATACTCATTCCTCATTTGCCATCTGTGATTTATTCTacgattgaaaaatatgttgaaaggTTTGGACTTTCAATGAATAACTGGCTACTGAGACATCATCGAAcagtatttcattttcattacgaCAATCAGAACTCGGTTTTGGAATACTTCGAAGATTTTGTATGCGATTACGACGGAAGCATTCATTATGAGAGAacagccgaacgtatgatgcATTGTGATCGATTTGATACCGATCAGAAGTTCTTAATCGCTTGTGGGTATTGTTTCAAAGACGATATTATACGAATTTACCCATTTGTAGAGAAAAATACGTTCTCGAAGTATGACAACTTTATGGAATACTCGCAACTCGGGTACTGGATTCTTTTTGCCGAAAGTGATGTCAGTTTAAGCAGACCTGATATAAAAGACGTGTTATTTGATTACATATTTCGAAATAGACCATCtatggaatatttttggaatcttaTTCCATTGGAAAATCGTTTGGAAAAAGCTGTCGATATTTTTTACCGTGATTTACCATCGTTTGTTCGATTCGTTTTACCCAAATTAGACGATCAACAGCTCAATGAATTCCTTTATGACAACGGTTGTGAATTATTATAtgctttgttgaaaaaatcttgttatTATGAAGAAGTGATTCTATCGACATGGATTTATGTTAAAAACGCGATGAACGAGATTGATTTCACAAATCTGATCGTGAATATAATTCAATGTGAGTTTGCGGGAGTCTGTGTTAGTTCCGAATTGGACGAGGACGATCATGTTGAGGATGATCGTGATCTTGATCATGTCCTTCAATTATGTTTTGAAATATGGAACACCGCTAAAGAGAATTTAATAGGTTCGGCTGTTAGACGCATTACATCAGATGTTTGTTTATTTGAAGACGTATTCGACGTTAATGAACTTCCATCAACCTCGAACGAATTCAAGTTCTTATTGGCTGTCCTTTCTCACGCCACCTATGAGCAGAGGAACGCTTTCTGGCATAATTGCTGGCAATATTTGATTACTAAAACACGGGTCGAAGTTTTACATAAAATAATGCGGCTATGTTTACGAGACGAAGATGAGATAATTCAATTCAAGAAAAACATCATGGCCAATGACGAAGAGGCGCTTGATTCTTTTAGTACTTTACTAACCTTGGCGTATTTTGAGGAATTGAATCaattcgcgaaatttttattaCCGGAAATGCAAGCAGCGAGaaattttaaacagaaaattCTGAGGTTAGCTTTTCTCAATGATGAATTTGGTGATTCTTGTATAGAGATCGTCAAGAAACCAAAAGAGTTCGATGAATTTATTAAAGATGCCTACGACAACGTCGATCATTCTACAgactttaaaaatgagctaatgTCGTCACCTTCGGTCCAAACGAGATTATCAATCGATGCCCTATCTGTACCCATAGAACAGTTTATAGAGTTCATTGACACTTTTGTCTCGACTGAGCGAATTCTTCTCGAGGTAAAAACTcgtatgatcaattttttaaaggaagaaGCAGCTGATTATAAATCTAAGGTACCGAAATCGTCGTTCACCTCTCTTTTATCGTGGTGTTTAGAAGGTAATgaggaagtttcaaaatttgagctgaGCTATTTATAA
- the LOC135848794 gene encoding uncharacterized protein LOC135848794 isoform X2, with the protein MAEFTSQLYDILQPTPVSLKQLSAIVISAEIWRCEVDKYRSGNTLKEFRPSGKLISSKTTLIPDLPSVIYPMIDVYVKIFGDSMKGWLWRHYGEVFKFGYDHETSVLEYFEDFVCDYDGSIHYAKTAQRMMLCDRFDQGQIFLIACTYCFEDHIRQFYPVVSSESILPSNATDNLLLIYWKVVMETRIQASRSTVEIMVDCCMPHSGLSLEYFWNRVPPEKRLQKAIDLFVSDLRSFVRYILPKLNRQQLDEFLKEKGCELMYALLENSTYDEEFVLRTWLHVRNAMSENVFTNLLVKILQIEFMGFFVSSEFFHLCFEIWNSAPESLKRLATKAIASNEKVYEDLTILICHPPLWRKLKFMLAILSYATYEERNAFWRSCWDCLIYKIRGEDLHEIMKQCFQNEDEIIEFKKNVMADHNRVLDLCGFLLQEMYLNDLNDFVNFLLPEIQPARNFKQQLLQSTSFDNRWRNCSKKFIQKSKEFDEFISEAFNDVDVAKNFKNHLVSSPLIQNQILDIALFVPTEQLVKFTDLFVSNEEILLQLKTRIIDFLKENARDTDYKSRPSFISVLSWCLKSDEEVTKFKLTYLCDP; encoded by the coding sequence ATGGCAGAATTCACTTCTCAATTGTACGATATTCTTCAACCGACTCCAGTATCTCTGAAACAACTATCAGCGATCGTCATAAGTGCTGAAATATGGCGTTGCGAAGTAGACAAATATCGTTCGGGCAATACGCTGAAGGAATTTCGTCCATCGGGAAAACTTATCTCATCGAAAACTACGCTCATTCCCGATTTACCATCTGTGATTTATCCCATGATTGATGTGTATGTGAAAATATTCGGAGATTCGATGAAGGGCTGGCTATGGAGACATTACGGAGAAGTATTTAAATTTGGATACGACCATGAAACCAGTGTGTTGGAATACTTTGAAGATTTCGTGTGCGATTACGACGGATCCATTCATTACGCGAAAACTGCCCAACGTATGATGCTTTGTGATCGATTTGATCAAGGTCAAATATTTCTAATCGCTTGTACGTATTGCTTCGAAGATCATATCAGACAATTTTATCCAGTTGTATCGAGTGAGTCGATCTTGCCGAGTAATGCCACTGATAACCTGCTGCTCATCTACTGGAAAGTTGTTATGGAAACTCGCATTCAGGCAAGCCGTAGTACCGTAGAAATTATGGTTGATTGTTGCATGCCTCACAGTGGGCTatctttggaatatttttggaatcgtgtTCCACCTGAAAAGCGTTTGCAAAAAGCTATTGATCTTTTTGTCAGTGATTTACGATCGTTTGTTCgatacattttaccaaaattgaaccGTCAGCAGCTCGATGAATTTCTTAAAGAGAAAGGTTGCGAATTGATGTATGCTCTGTTGGAAAATTCTACTTATGATGAAGAGTTTGTCTTACGTACGTGGCTACACGTTAGAAATGCGATGAGCGAGAATGTTTTTACAAATCTGCTCgtgaaaatattgcaaattgAGTTTATGGGTTTCTTCGTGAGttccgaattttttcatttatgttttgaaatatGGAACAGTGCTCCGGAAAGCCTGAAACGTTTGGCTACTAAAGCAATCGCATCAAATGAGAAAGTATATGAAGACTTGACCATCTTGATTTGCCATCCGCCgctctggagaaaattaaaattcatgcTGGCTATTCTTTCATATGCCACTTACGAGGAGAGAAACGCATTTTGGCGTAGTTGCTGGGATTGTTTGATATATAAGATCCGAGGCGAAGATTTGCACGAAATCATGAAGCAATGTTTCCAAAACGAAGACGAGATTATTGAATTTAAGAAAAACGTCATGGCTGATCACAACAGGGTCCTTGACTTATGCGGATTTCTCCTTCAAGAAATGTATTTAAACGACTTGAATGATTTCGTAAACTTTTTACTGCCCGAAATTCAGCCAGCGAGAAACTTCAAACAACAATTATTACAGTCTACTTCTTTTGATAATCGATGGCGTAATTGTAGTAAAAAGTTCATTCAGAAATCGAAAGAATTCGACGAATTTATCAGCGAAGCTTTCAACGATGTTGATGTAgccaagaattttaaaaatcacctcGTGTCGTCACCTTTAATCCAAAACCAAATATTGGACATTGCTTTATTTGTTCCTACAGAACAGCTCGTCAAATTTACTGACTTATTTGTTTCGAATGAAGAAATCCTGCTGCAGTTGAAAACACgtataattgattttttgaaagaaaacgcAAGAGATACTGATTATAAATCGAGACCTTCTTTCATCTCAGTTCTATCATGGTGCTTGAAAAGCGACGAGGAAGTTACGAAATTCAAGCTGACGTACCTTTGTGATCCATAG
- the LOC135848803 gene encoding uncharacterized protein LOC135848803: MAEITSDVFDIFHPTPAPLRELSVIVISLEIWRCEINKYRSSNTLKEFRPAGELISLKTILIPHLPSVIYSTIEKYVERFGLSMNNWLRRHHLSVFHFHYDHKNSVLEYFEDFVCDYDGTIHYGRTAERMMHCDRFDTDQKFLIACGYCFKDDVVRIYPFIEKKMIMPYDNFFKYSQLVYWIFFAGKNVNLSRPDIIDVLFDYIFRNGPSLEYFWNLIPLENRLEKAIDIFNCDLPSFVRFILPKLDGQQLNEFLYDNGCALLYALLKKSCYYEEVILSTWIYVENAMNEIAFTELVEKIMKCEFAGVCVSCELDQDEYKLDEDDHVDDDRDLGHFLQLCFEIWNTAAENLKRSAVRRIT, translated from the coding sequence ATGGCTGAAATCACCTCTGACgtgttcgatatttttcatccaACTCCAGCTCCACTGAGAGAGTTATCAGTGATCGTCATTAGTCTCGAAATATGGCGCtgcgaaataaataaataccgtTCGAGCAATACGTTGAAAGAGTTTCGTCCAGCTGGTGAACTTATCTCATTGAAAACTATACTCATTCCTCATTTGCCATCTGTGATTTATTCTacgattgaaaaatatgttgaaagaTTTGGACTTTCAATGAATAACTGGCTACGGAGACATCATCTGTcggtatttcattttcattacgatcataaaaattctgttttggaATACTTCGAAGATTTTGTATGCGATTACGACGGAACCATTCATTATGGAAGAacagccgaacgtatgatgcATTGTGATCGATTTGATACCGATCAGAAATTCTTAATCGCTTGTGGGTATTGTTTCAAAGACGATGTTGTACGAATTTACCCATTTATAGAGAAAAAGATGATCATGCCGTATGATAACTTTTTTAAATACTCTCAACTCGTgtactggattttttttgccggaaaaaatgtcaatttaagCAGACCTGATATAATAGACGTGTTATTTGATTACATATTTCGAAATGGACCatctttggaatatttttggaatcttaTTCCATTGGAAAATCGTTTGGAAAAAGCTATCGATATTTTTAACTGTGATTTACCATCGTTTGTTCGATTCATCTTACCCAAATTGGATGGTCAACAGCTCAATGAATTCCTTTACGACAACGGTTGTGCATTACTATAtgctttgttgaaaaaatcttgttatTATGAAGAAGTGATTCTATCGACATGGATTTATGTTGAAAACGCGATGAACGAGATTGCTTTCACAGAACTGGTcgagaaaataatgaaatgtgAGTTTGCGGGAGTCTGTGTTAGTTGCGAATTGGATCAAGATGAATATAAATTGGACGAAGATGATCATGTTGACGATGATCGCGATCTTggtcattttcttcaattatgTTTTGAAATATGGAACACTGctgcagaaaatttgaaacgttcGGCTGTTAGACGCATTACATAG